Proteins from one Gibbsiella quercinecans genomic window:
- a CDS encoding efflux transporter outer membrane subunit yields MTVYPSFSASRAGLLATALLALCACSVGPDYQAPTPNTPGGFNTLASDGASKPQATAIDANWWKSFHDPQLDSLVERAIAGNLTLQQAVLRIAGSRQQLNQARGAWYPAVESKASVQRQQMGLKGILESHGAYSKVDEVDPSLSSALDSLAQPVGLYQGSFDASWELDLWGKVRRQVEMAGAQQQQAIENRNDALVSLEAEVARTYLQLRGAQATSQTLASQIEIAQQTLELTQSQQRNGLAPQMNVENARAQLGSLRAQMPQYQAQIHQAMNGLAVLIGQPPGALDGELAANKPLPALPKAVPVGVPSTLARRRPDVREAEAQLHAATANIGVSIAQLFPDLSLTGQFGVRNTDASYLDNWSSHFYSYGPSISLPIFQGGRLVAGVKLARAEQASAALGYRQTVLTALQDVENALVSYRADQQQAQELDHTVDALQNAFELASDGYRQGLSSFIDALDTQRQLAQAKQQASQAHMQSSLDLVALYKALGGGWEPYQQAKLPDYPVFGPAGS; encoded by the coding sequence ATGACGGTTTACCCCTCATTTTCCGCCTCACGAGCCGGCTTACTGGCAACGGCCCTGCTGGCGCTTTGCGCCTGTTCGGTCGGGCCTGACTACCAGGCCCCCACGCCCAACACGCCGGGCGGGTTTAATACGTTGGCTTCCGACGGCGCGTCAAAACCGCAGGCCACGGCGATCGACGCCAACTGGTGGAAATCCTTTCACGATCCGCAGCTCGACAGCCTGGTGGAGCGGGCGATCGCCGGCAATCTGACCTTGCAACAGGCCGTGCTGCGCATTGCCGGTTCGCGCCAGCAGTTGAACCAGGCGCGCGGCGCCTGGTATCCGGCGGTGGAAAGCAAAGCGTCGGTACAGCGCCAGCAGATGGGGCTGAAGGGGATCCTGGAATCCCATGGCGCATACAGCAAGGTGGATGAGGTCGATCCCAGCCTGAGCTCGGCGCTGGATAGCCTGGCCCAGCCGGTAGGGCTGTATCAGGGCAGTTTCGATGCCTCCTGGGAACTGGATCTCTGGGGCAAGGTGCGCCGCCAGGTGGAAATGGCCGGCGCCCAGCAGCAGCAAGCCATCGAAAATCGCAACGACGCGCTGGTGTCTCTGGAGGCGGAAGTCGCCAGAACCTATTTACAGCTGCGCGGGGCGCAGGCCACCAGCCAGACGCTCGCCAGCCAGATTGAGATCGCACAGCAGACGCTGGAACTGACGCAAAGCCAACAGCGCAATGGCCTGGCGCCGCAAATGAACGTGGAAAACGCCCGCGCCCAGCTTGGCTCGCTGCGCGCGCAGATGCCGCAATACCAGGCGCAGATCCATCAGGCGATGAACGGCCTGGCGGTGCTTATCGGCCAGCCACCGGGCGCGCTGGATGGCGAACTGGCGGCGAATAAGCCGCTGCCCGCCTTGCCGAAGGCGGTGCCGGTCGGCGTGCCGTCCACGCTAGCCAGGCGCCGGCCGGACGTGCGTGAAGCGGAGGCGCAATTGCACGCCGCCACCGCCAACATTGGTGTTTCCATCGCGCAGCTGTTCCCGGATCTGTCGCTAACCGGCCAGTTCGGCGTACGCAATACCGACGCCAGCTATCTGGATAACTGGAGCAGCCATTTCTACAGCTACGGCCCTTCGATTTCGCTGCCGATATTTCAGGGCGGCCGGCTGGTGGCCGGCGTTAAGCTGGCACGCGCCGAGCAGGCCAGCGCCGCGCTGGGCTACCGCCAGACGGTGCTGACCGCGCTGCAGGATGTGGAAAACGCGCTGGTGAGCTACCGCGCCGACCAGCAACAGGCGCAGGAGCTTGATCACACCGTCGACGCATTGCAAAACGCGTTTGAACTGGCCAGCGACGGCTACCGCCAGGGGCTGTCTTCGTTTATCGACGCGCTGGATACCCAGCGCCAGTTGGCGCAGGCCAAACAGCAGGCCAGCCAGGCGCACATGCAAAGCAGCCTGGATCTGGTGGCGTTATATAAAGCGCTGGGCGGCGGCTGGGAACCTTATCAGCAGGCCAAGCTGCCCGACTACCCGGTATTCGGCCCGGCCGGCAGCTAA
- a CDS encoding phosphotransferase enzyme family protein, whose product MKNETGLVTEIPSWLYENYGISCIDCKMIVPGINLILSILTDERKTYFIKIFHSERSLSSVENEGNISNRLIIYSISAAEVLKNVKGTLASSISVSGHQRAVLVFENAKGRECTLCDEDLSLCADTLFKLHNLAPLGLNLPVFDADREYNKMCGVSDLFFSCTELKDHYREMIRVMKIQDFHSGFSICHGDPWRRNIFISNNNAAFIDFECCCVSSPCLDLGIMTWNLLARSTDNPGMSAKTSFFLNTYNSYSKQKFEFNELAPYMLVHEIWSIWFLLKYHLLTPQITLSAMRDSSAMFSMLKPYLKLYNEY is encoded by the coding sequence ATGAAAAATGAAACTGGGCTTGTCACAGAAATACCATCATGGCTATATGAGAACTATGGTATCAGTTGCATTGACTGTAAAATGATTGTTCCTGGCATTAATCTCATTTTGTCTATCCTTACGGATGAGAGAAAAACCTATTTCATCAAAATCTTTCATAGTGAAAGATCCCTCTCTTCTGTTGAAAATGAGGGTAACATCAGCAATCGTTTAATTATTTATTCAATTTCAGCCGCAGAAGTTTTAAAGAACGTAAAAGGTACTCTCGCCAGTTCAATTTCAGTATCGGGTCATCAACGCGCTGTACTTGTATTTGAAAATGCAAAAGGCCGTGAATGTACGCTGTGTGATGAAGACCTGTCTCTCTGTGCTGACACTTTGTTCAAACTTCATAATCTGGCTCCTCTGGGTCTGAACCTCCCTGTTTTCGATGCTGATAGGGAATATAATAAAATGTGTGGGGTCTCTGATTTATTTTTTTCTTGCACTGAATTAAAAGACCACTATAGGGAAATGATCAGGGTTATGAAAATCCAGGATTTTCATTCCGGATTTTCCATTTGCCACGGCGATCCCTGGCGCAGAAACATATTCATTAGCAATAACAATGCCGCATTTATTGATTTCGAATGCTGTTGTGTGTCGAGTCCCTGTCTGGACCTTGGCATAATGACATGGAATCTGCTGGCAAGGAGCACGGATAATCCTGGCATGTCTGCTAAAACATCATTTTTTTTGAATACCTATAATAGCTACTCAAAACAAAAATTTGAATTCAATGAGTTAGCTCCTTATATGCTGGTTCATGAAATTTGGTCTATCTGGTTTCTCCTAAAATATCATCTTTTGACTCCTCAAATAACCCTGTCGGCTATGCGTGATTCATCCGCTATGTTTTCAATGCTGAAACCTTATTTGAAGCTGTATAACGAATATTAA
- a CDS encoding DHA2 family efflux MFS transporter permease subunit, with the protein MSQSQSWQPASNPWLVAITVTLAVFMEILDTTIVNVALPHVAGSLSSSYDESTWVLTSYLVANGIVLPISAFLSRVFGRKQFFLICIVMFTLCSFLCGIATELWQIILFRIMQGFFGGGLQPVQQSVLLDYFKVEDRGKAFGLSAIAVIVAPVIGPTLGGWITDNYSWRWVFFINIPVGIFSALAIYQLLEDPPWERKTAKGKLSIDYIGIGLITLGLGCLQVMLDRGEDEDWFQSNFIITFAILTTIGLVGAVYWLLYAKKPVVDLYCLKDRNFAASCVLMAGMAMILYASAVVIPQLAQQDLGYTATWSGLILSPGGVLIVLSIPLVLRLMPVIQTRWLIAFGFFCLSASFVYSATLAPNVDFTTLVLMRSAQTIGLGFLFVPLTTIAFVTIPQRLNADASALFTMCRNVAGSIGISLSTAMITERQQAHSANMVHNMSTLNEPFNLTVERWAQAIRDFTTQTGDPISLATGQLYKTMIEQARILAYIDVFTGLSVIALLLIPFCLLLAPIKSKGSAGAH; encoded by the coding sequence ATGAGCCAAAGCCAGAGCTGGCAGCCGGCCAGCAACCCCTGGCTGGTGGCCATTACCGTCACGCTGGCGGTGTTTATGGAGATCCTGGACACCACCATCGTTAACGTGGCGCTGCCGCACGTCGCCGGCTCGCTGTCATCCAGCTACGATGAATCGACCTGGGTGCTGACCTCGTATCTGGTGGCCAACGGCATTGTGCTGCCGATTTCCGCATTCCTGAGCCGGGTATTCGGCCGCAAGCAATTTTTCCTGATCTGCATCGTGATGTTCACGCTCTGCTCGTTCCTGTGCGGCATCGCCACCGAGCTGTGGCAGATCATTCTGTTTCGGATCATGCAGGGCTTTTTCGGCGGCGGGCTACAGCCGGTTCAACAATCGGTGCTGCTGGATTATTTTAAGGTGGAGGATCGCGGCAAGGCGTTCGGCCTTTCCGCCATCGCGGTGATCGTCGCCCCGGTGATCGGGCCGACGCTCGGCGGTTGGATCACCGATAACTACAGTTGGCGCTGGGTGTTCTTCATCAATATTCCCGTTGGCATCTTCAGCGCGCTGGCGATCTATCAGCTGCTGGAAGATCCGCCGTGGGAACGCAAGACGGCGAAGGGCAAGCTCAGCATCGATTACATCGGCATCGGCCTGATCACCCTGGGGCTGGGCTGCCTGCAGGTGATGCTCGATCGCGGCGAGGATGAAGACTGGTTCCAGTCAAACTTCATTATCACCTTCGCCATCCTGACGACCATCGGCCTGGTCGGTGCCGTCTACTGGCTGCTGTACGCCAAAAAGCCGGTGGTTGATCTCTACTGCCTGAAAGACCGCAACTTTGCGGCCTCCTGCGTGCTGATGGCCGGCATGGCGATGATACTCTACGCCAGCGCGGTGGTGATCCCACAGCTGGCGCAACAGGATCTGGGCTATACCGCCACCTGGTCCGGGCTGATCCTCTCGCCGGGCGGCGTGCTGATCGTGCTGTCGATCCCGCTGGTGCTGCGGCTGATGCCGGTGATACAAACCCGCTGGCTGATCGCCTTCGGCTTCTTCTGCCTGTCGGCCTCGTTCGTCTATTCCGCCACGCTTGCACCGAACGTTGACTTCACCACGCTGGTATTGATGCGCAGCGCCCAAACCATCGGGCTGGGCTTCCTGTTTGTGCCGCTGACCACCATTGCGTTCGTCACCATACCGCAGCGGCTAAATGCCGATGCCTCCGCCCTGTTCACTATGTGCCGCAACGTGGCGGGCTCGATCGGCATTTCACTCTCCACGGCGATGATCACCGAACGCCAACAGGCCCACAGCGCCAATATGGTGCACAACATGTCAACCCTGAATGAGCCTTTTAACCTGACGGTGGAACGCTGGGCGCAGGCGATCAGGGATTTCACCACCCAGACGGGCGATCCCATTTCTCTCGCCACCGGCCAGCTGTACAAAACCATGATCGAGCAAGCGCGCATCCTCGCCTACATTGACGTTTTTACCGGCCTGAGCGTTATCGCCCTGCTACTTATTCCTTTTTGTTTACTGCTTGCGCCCATCAAGAGCAAAGGCAGTGCGGGAGCACACTGA
- a CDS encoding DUF2975 domain-containing protein, with the protein MAPDRLAMFCRRMAILTLWLTIIMLALNVAVWLFPTLASVEGGYGFAFSLSNQLISSLNQDLSTFPWWQRLGAILISSVPLLSLSAGLLNLRSLFSNYSLRNYFSVSSSRYLEKMGQSVVLWVVLNFLCEPLLSIWMTMREPVGQRLISLSVDSSAVVALFLAACIIVIARILRRASEISAENQLFV; encoded by the coding sequence ATGGCACCGGATCGTCTGGCTATGTTCTGTCGCCGCATGGCGATACTTACTCTGTGGCTTACTATCATCATGCTGGCGCTGAATGTCGCCGTCTGGCTTTTTCCCACGCTAGCTTCTGTTGAAGGTGGGTACGGTTTCGCTTTTTCCCTGTCAAACCAGTTAATCTCGTCGCTGAATCAAGATCTAAGTACCTTTCCATGGTGGCAAAGGCTCGGAGCGATTCTTATTTCCAGCGTGCCCTTGCTTTCGCTTTCGGCTGGCCTACTGAATCTGCGATCTTTGTTCAGCAACTACTCGTTGCGGAACTATTTTTCCGTATCGTCATCCCGCTATCTGGAAAAGATGGGTCAGTCAGTGGTGCTTTGGGTCGTGCTGAATTTTCTGTGCGAACCGCTTCTTAGCATCTGGATGACAATGCGGGAACCGGTTGGTCAGCGCTTGATTTCATTGAGTGTGGATTCATCTGCGGTCGTGGCGCTTTTTCTTGCGGCCTGCATTATCGTGATTGCCCGGATTCTGCGCCGCGCAAGCGAGATCAGTGCCGAAAATCAGCTGTTTGTATAA
- a CDS encoding HlyD family secretion protein has translation MRTMANQSISPSADDPRHQENNPQQDQDSEQPERRRPGKKPLIVLAIVVVVMLIVALWYWLATRNIETTDDAYTEADAVTIAPKTSGFVTQLLVKDNQRVKRGQLLVVIDPRDNTAQRDQAQAQLGLAVAQLHQAQAALDLAKVQYPAQKDQALAQLAKAQANLLNAQEDDKRQRGVDPRATSQRNIDAASAQLRSARAELASAKAQVEIASQIALQIRQQETTVEARQQQVQQAQAQLNTANLNLAYTEVRAPYDGFITRRNVQLGSLVQAGSSLFSLVSPEVWISANFKETQLARIRPGNPVDITVDAWPDITLHGHVDSVQMGSGSRFSAFPAENATGNFVKIVQRVPVKIVIDKGLDADKPLPLGLSVEPRVTVK, from the coding sequence ATGAGAACTATGGCTAATCAATCGATTTCACCGTCAGCGGATGACCCGCGTCATCAAGAAAACAACCCGCAACAAGATCAAGATAGCGAACAACCCGAACGCCGGCGCCCCGGTAAAAAGCCGCTGATTGTTTTGGCGATCGTGGTGGTGGTGATGCTGATCGTCGCCCTGTGGTACTGGCTGGCTACGCGCAATATTGAAACCACCGACGATGCCTATACCGAAGCCGACGCGGTCACCATCGCGCCGAAAACATCGGGCTTTGTCACCCAACTGTTGGTGAAAGACAACCAGCGGGTGAAACGCGGCCAGCTGCTGGTGGTTATCGATCCACGCGACAACACCGCCCAGCGCGATCAGGCCCAGGCCCAACTGGGGCTGGCCGTCGCGCAGTTGCATCAGGCGCAGGCGGCGCTGGATCTCGCCAAAGTGCAATACCCGGCGCAGAAAGATCAGGCGCTGGCCCAGTTGGCCAAGGCGCAGGCCAACCTGCTCAACGCGCAGGAAGACGACAAACGGCAACGGGGCGTAGATCCGCGCGCCACCTCGCAACGCAATATCGATGCGGCCAGCGCCCAGTTGAGAAGCGCACGGGCCGAGCTGGCAAGCGCCAAAGCGCAGGTGGAGATCGCCTCGCAGATCGCGCTGCAAATCCGCCAACAGGAAACCACCGTTGAGGCACGCCAGCAGCAGGTTCAGCAGGCGCAGGCCCAGCTCAACACCGCCAACCTGAACCTGGCCTACACCGAAGTGCGCGCCCCTTACGATGGCTTTATCACCCGGCGTAACGTGCAGCTCGGCAGCCTGGTGCAGGCAGGCAGCTCATTGTTCTCGCTGGTTTCCCCCGAGGTGTGGATCAGCGCCAACTTCAAAGAGACCCAGTTGGCGCGCATCCGCCCGGGCAACCCGGTGGATATCACCGTCGACGCCTGGCCGGATATCACACTGCACGGGCATGTCGACAGCGTCCAGATGGGTTCCGGCTCGCGCTTCTCCGCCTTCCCGGCGGAAAACGCCACCGGCAACTTTGTGAAAATCGTCCAGCGCGTGCCGGTGAAAATCGTCATCGATAAAGGGCTGGACGCCGACAAACCCTTGCCGCTGGGCCTGTCGGTTGAACCCAGGGTGACGGTGAAATGA
- a CDS encoding DUF1493 family protein codes for MKNITDADVRDFVKGELPLATTLFKKIDIEDSAPLQALHEADDIAEMTENFFERFNVQPAGFFLGNYYPWKSKPLFSRKQPNEDKKPLTIIMYIESAKAGRWLYD; via the coding sequence GTGAAAAACATTACTGATGCAGATGTAAGGGATTTTGTTAAGGGAGAATTGCCCTTAGCCACAACCCTATTTAAAAAAATCGATATTGAGGATTCAGCTCCACTGCAAGCACTCCATGAGGCGGATGATATTGCGGAAATGACCGAAAATTTTTTCGAACGCTTTAACGTGCAACCGGCAGGCTTTTTCCTGGGAAACTATTACCCATGGAAGAGCAAACCTTTATTCTCGCGTAAGCAACCCAATGAGGATAAAAAACCGTTAACAATCATTATGTATATTGAATCCGCCAAGGCTGGCCGCTGGCTCTACGATTAA
- a CDS encoding helix-turn-helix domain-containing protein, whose protein sequence is MPIAITLDVMLARRKVKSRELAAAIGITEQNLSLLKQGKVKGVRLATLEAICRHLDCQPGDILVYSPDDDGPASNLLMD, encoded by the coding sequence ATGCCCATTGCAATCACGCTGGACGTTATGCTGGCCAGAAGAAAGGTCAAATCCAGGGAACTGGCGGCAGCCATTGGAATCACCGAGCAAAACCTTTCCCTGTTGAAACAGGGAAAGGTTAAAGGCGTACGGCTTGCGACGCTGGAAGCGATCTGCCGGCATCTGGACTGTCAACCGGGCGACATTCTGGTTTATTCCCCCGACGATGACGGCCCAGCATCTAATTTGTTAATGGATTGA
- a CDS encoding isocitrate lyase/PEP mutase family protein, whose amino-acid sequence MANISSDFRKLHEAPGAFIIPNPWDIGTARILASMGFKALATTSAGMSFSKGLREGSVDRATTLAHCRALVEATPLPVSADLENGFGDSPEIVAETIRAAGEIGLAGGSIEDYGGRRERPIYDFQLAVERIQAAAEARDKLAQDFVLTARCENYLWGKPDLDDTIGRLQAFEQAGADVLYAPGLRDLDTIRTLCGALSKPVNVIAGIPGATFSMAQLEQAGVKRISAGSSLSRLALGAFIRAAEAMGEAGDFSALEGAMGFSDIERYFPPQR is encoded by the coding sequence ATGGCGAATATCAGCAGCGATTTCAGAAAATTACATGAGGCACCCGGCGCATTCATCATCCCCAACCCGTGGGATATCGGGACGGCCAGAATTCTGGCCTCAATGGGGTTCAAGGCGTTGGCGACAACCAGCGCCGGCATGTCTTTTTCCAAGGGATTGCGCGAGGGCAGCGTAGATCGAGCCACCACGTTGGCGCACTGCCGCGCGCTGGTTGAGGCGACACCGTTGCCGGTATCGGCCGATCTGGAAAACGGCTTTGGCGACAGCCCGGAGATCGTGGCGGAAACCATTCGCGCCGCAGGCGAGATTGGCCTTGCCGGCGGCTCGATCGAAGATTACGGCGGCCGTCGCGAACGGCCGATTTATGATTTTCAACTGGCGGTTGAACGCATCCAGGCCGCAGCGGAAGCGCGCGATAAACTGGCGCAGGATTTTGTGCTGACGGCCCGCTGCGAGAACTACCTGTGGGGCAAGCCGGATCTCGACGATACCATCGGGCGGCTGCAGGCTTTTGAACAAGCCGGCGCGGATGTGCTTTATGCGCCCGGCCTCCGGGATTTAGACACCATTCGCACTCTGTGCGGCGCCCTGTCAAAACCGGTTAACGTCATCGCCGGCATCCCGGGCGCCACCTTCAGCATGGCGCAATTGGAACAGGCGGGCGTGAAGCGTATCAGCGCCGGTTCATCGTTATCTCGGCTGGCGCTGGGCGCGTTTATCCGCGCTGCCGAAGCGATGGGCGAGGCGGGCGACTTTTCCGCCCTGGAAGGCGCGATGGGCTTTAGCGACATTGAACGCTATTTCCCACCGCAGCGGTGA
- a CDS encoding LysR family transcriptional regulator codes for MSNFAALDLNLLLTLDALLAEHNVTRAARRLNLSQPSVSVQLAKLREFFDDPLLLPGPRGMRPTARAEELRAPLRQALASLEEAILPSRPFEPAVAQQTWRVAASDYTELTIILPALAGLRAAAPHSRLAIFGKEPARLAELAEQGDIDLAFHTLEGAPEGLRHRLLFTERYVLAGRCGHPQLQTRPTVRQFSALSHVIVSPDGGGFQGITDSVLAAVGLERHVVLSVPHFLFVIAVLAKTDLVAMLPERLVRDQLGLLQVAPPVAVPGFEMAMLWHERVHRDPAHRWLREFIADSL; via the coding sequence ATGAGTAATTTTGCAGCCCTGGATCTTAATCTACTGCTGACGCTGGATGCATTGCTGGCCGAGCACAATGTCACCCGCGCGGCACGGCGCTTAAACCTCTCCCAGCCTTCGGTTAGCGTGCAACTGGCGAAGCTGCGCGAATTCTTTGACGATCCGCTGTTGTTGCCGGGGCCGCGTGGCATGCGGCCCACTGCCCGGGCAGAGGAACTGCGCGCGCCATTGCGCCAGGCGCTGGCCTCGCTGGAAGAGGCCATTTTGCCATCCCGGCCATTTGAGCCGGCCGTGGCCCAGCAAACCTGGCGCGTTGCTGCGTCGGACTACACGGAATTGACCATTATCCTGCCTGCGCTGGCCGGTCTGCGTGCCGCCGCGCCCCATAGCCGGCTGGCTATTTTTGGCAAAGAGCCAGCGCGTCTCGCCGAACTGGCCGAGCAGGGCGACATTGATTTGGCTTTTCATACCCTTGAAGGGGCGCCCGAGGGGCTGCGCCACCGCCTGCTGTTTACCGAGCGCTATGTGCTGGCTGGCCGTTGCGGCCATCCGCAGTTGCAAACGCGGCCAACGGTCAGGCAATTCAGCGCGCTTTCGCATGTGATCGTCTCGCCCGACGGCGGCGGTTTTCAGGGGATAACCGATAGCGTCCTGGCCGCAGTGGGGCTGGAGCGCCACGTGGTGCTCTCGGTGCCGCACTTCCTGTTTGTGATCGCCGTGCTGGCCAAGACCGATCTGGTGGCGATGTTGCCTGAGCGCCTGGTGCGCGATCAGCTCGGGCTACTGCAGGTGGCGCCGCCGGTTGCGGTGCCCGGTTTTGAAATGGCGATGCTGTGGCATGAACGCGTCCACCGCGATCCTGCCCACCGCTGGCTGCGGGAGTTTATTGCGGATTCTCTGTAA
- a CDS encoding NAD(P)H-dependent oxidoreductase produces the protein MNVLIVYAHPEPTSLNGSLKDFAVRHLAAAGHQVQVSDLYAMGWKAVLDASDNTAKPAGEPVKPDLDSKRAYERGTQSPDISAEQEKLRQADAVILQFPLWWFSMPAILKGWVERVYAYGFAYGVGEHSDSHWGDRYGEGSMQGKRAMLLVTAGGWESHYGPRGVNGPIDDLLFPIQHGTLFYPGFDVLPPFVVYRTGRMDAARFEQVSAQLGQRLDNLWSTPPLPFRPQNGGAYTIPELTLKEEIAPGQTGLPIHLYSK, from the coding sequence ATGAATGTATTAATTGTTTATGCCCACCCCGAACCCACATCGCTGAACGGTTCGCTTAAAGACTTTGCCGTGCGCCATCTTGCCGCAGCCGGGCACCAGGTGCAGGTATCGGATCTGTACGCCATGGGCTGGAAAGCGGTACTCGACGCCAGCGACAACACCGCTAAACCGGCCGGCGAACCTGTTAAACCGGATCTTGATTCCAAACGGGCCTATGAACGGGGAACGCAAAGCCCGGATATCAGCGCCGAGCAGGAAAAACTGCGCCAGGCGGATGCGGTGATCCTGCAGTTCCCACTGTGGTGGTTTTCAATGCCGGCGATCCTCAAAGGCTGGGTGGAACGCGTTTACGCCTATGGGTTTGCCTATGGAGTGGGCGAACACTCCGACAGCCACTGGGGCGATCGTTACGGCGAAGGTTCGATGCAGGGGAAACGGGCGATGTTGCTGGTCACCGCTGGCGGTTGGGAAAGCCACTACGGCCCACGCGGGGTGAACGGGCCGATCGACGATCTGCTGTTCCCGATCCAGCATGGCACACTGTTTTACCCCGGCTTTGACGTGCTGCCGCCGTTTGTGGTCTACCGCACCGGCCGCATGGACGCGGCACGCTTTGAACAGGTGAGCGCACAACTTGGGCAACGGCTCGATAACCTGTGGAGCACCCCGCCGCTGCCATTCCGGCCGCAAAACGGCGGTGCATATACCATTCCGGAACTGACGCTCAAGGAGGAGATTGCGCCAGGGCAAACCGGCTTGCCGATCCATCTATACTCTAAATAA
- a CDS encoding alpha/beta fold hydrolase translates to MSNATLAHRYVARGRKTLAGLLLAVAPLAGGAEPPQPEAEATLVRKDRSVSLTPGTSLFIREVRLAALPDNGAAPVLLVHGARVPGLASFDLPVPGGSLAGDLAAAGYRVYVMDLRGYGYSSRTAAMSQPPEQSAPLMRTADAVADIGAAIRAISQWTQRDKVSIVGWATGGHWAGAYAAHAPQHVDRLVLYNTLYGGSRHHPQLGLGSPLDTPEKPGTFNAALFGGYRINSRASLFPAWDNSIPVADKTRWRDAHVAQAYADAALASDDTAYQRDPPGFRAPSGAMADSFELALGKKQWQAARLTMPVLVIRSGRDFWSRPEDASTLVQEAPNARMLPLPEATHFVHLDRDDAGRGQFLAAVSRFLAPEAVNPAQPFTENPQ, encoded by the coding sequence ATGAGCAATGCAACCCTTGCACATCGTTACGTTGCCCGCGGCAGGAAAACGCTGGCGGGTCTGCTGCTGGCCGTGGCCCCTTTGGCCGGCGGCGCGGAGCCGCCTCAACCCGAGGCGGAAGCCACGCTGGTGCGCAAAGATCGCTCGGTTTCTCTCACGCCGGGCACTTCGCTGTTTATTCGTGAGGTGCGGTTGGCGGCGTTGCCTGACAACGGCGCTGCGCCGGTATTGCTGGTGCACGGCGCACGCGTGCCGGGCCTCGCCTCTTTCGATCTGCCGGTGCCGGGCGGCTCGCTGGCCGGCGATCTGGCGGCGGCCGGCTACCGTGTGTATGTCATGGATCTACGGGGCTACGGCTATTCCAGCCGGACGGCTGCGATGAGCCAACCCCCAGAGCAAAGCGCGCCGCTGATGCGCACCGCCGACGCGGTGGCCGATATCGGTGCGGCGATCCGCGCCATCTCGCAGTGGACGCAGCGCGATAAGGTCAGCATCGTCGGTTGGGCAACCGGCGGGCACTGGGCCGGCGCTTATGCCGCGCACGCGCCACAGCATGTCGATCGGCTGGTGCTCTACAACACCCTTTACGGCGGCAGCCGCCACCACCCTCAGCTTGGCCTGGGTTCGCCGCTGGATACGCCGGAAAAACCGGGTACGTTTAACGCCGCCCTGTTCGGCGGCTACCGCATCAATAGCCGTGCCAGCCTGTTCCCGGCCTGGGACAACAGTATTCCCGTGGCCGACAAGACGCGCTGGCGTGATGCGCACGTCGCCCAGGCCTATGCCGATGCGGCGCTGGCATCGGACGACACCGCTTATCAACGGGATCCGCCCGGCTTTCGCGCCCCCAGCGGTGCGATGGCCGACAGCTTTGAACTGGCGCTGGGTAAAAAGCAGTGGCAAGCCGCACGGCTGACGATGCCGGTGCTGGTGATCCGCTCTGGCAGGGATTTCTGGAGCCGCCCGGAAGACGCCAGCACGCTGGTGCAGGAAGCGCCGAACGCACGCATGCTGCCGCTTCCTGAAGCTACACACTTTGTGCATCTCGATCGGGACGACGCGGGAAGAGGCCAGTTCCTGGCTGCCGTCAGCCGGTTCCTGGCGCCTGAGGCAGTAAATCCGGCGCAGCCGTTTACAGAGAATCCGCAATAA